A region of Pseudomonas marginalis DNA encodes the following proteins:
- a CDS encoding transporter substrate-binding domain-containing protein: protein MMFKKWLPVALGSMIALGGSVAAQADATLDKIEQRHVLVVGVLLSGGPFGSIDPATQQPKGLNVDLANELGRQLKAEVQLVPVLPANRVQFLQQGKVDLLIANMEWTAERGEILGFVPTPFYRVGGAAAVLKDSQFSRWEDLKDQPVCTSQGSSYVKPLTEFGAQLKAFKSSSESLLALRGNNCVAAVHDSTLINPLINDSAEWKDYRVLGPELNPAPSVIWTRRGESDTQAKLDPIVKELHRSGWLIEAQTRNRISPASPALVELQKQFKGA, encoded by the coding sequence ATGATGTTCAAGAAATGGTTGCCGGTGGCCCTGGGGTCGATGATCGCCCTGGGCGGCAGTGTGGCGGCGCAGGCCGATGCGACCCTGGACAAGATCGAGCAGCGCCATGTGCTGGTGGTGGGCGTGTTGTTGTCCGGCGGGCCGTTTGGCAGCATCGATCCGGCGACGCAACAGCCCAAGGGCTTGAACGTCGACCTGGCCAATGAGCTGGGCCGTCAACTCAAGGCCGAGGTGCAGCTGGTGCCGGTATTGCCAGCCAATCGCGTGCAGTTCCTGCAACAGGGCAAGGTCGACCTGCTCATCGCCAATATGGAATGGACCGCCGAACGCGGTGAAATCCTCGGCTTCGTGCCGACGCCGTTCTACCGCGTCGGCGGTGCGGCTGCGGTGCTCAAAGACAGCCAGTTCTCCCGCTGGGAAGACCTCAAGGACCAACCCGTGTGCACCTCCCAGGGCAGCAGCTACGTCAAGCCGCTGACCGAGTTCGGCGCGCAGCTCAAGGCGTTCAAGAGCTCGTCCGAATCGCTGCTGGCCCTGCGGGGCAACAACTGCGTCGCGGCGGTGCACGACTCTACCCTGATCAACCCATTGATCAACGACAGTGCCGAATGGAAGGACTACCGCGTCCTTGGTCCGGAGCTCAACCCGGCACCGTCGGTGATCTGGACCCGTCGCGGCGAGAGTGACACCCAGGCCAAACTCGACCCGATCGTCAAGGAACTGCACCGCAGCGGCTGGCTGATCGAGGCCCAGACCCGCAACCGCATCAGTCCGGCATCACCGGCCCTGGTGGAGTTGCAGAAACAGTTCAAGGGTGCTTGA
- a CDS encoding MalY/PatB family protein — protein MSFDFDTIHPRLGTGSTKWNRYPADVLPMWIADMDIAAPPAVLQALHARLDQRILGYSVAGPDVREAIVADLWAKYAWRVQPDDLLFLPGVEPGFNMALHAFVQPGQPVVLQTPNYRPIRLAPGHWNLPRIEVPFELNNAEYITPMPALRKALTGAGALLLSNPHNPIGKVFPREELLALATACLENGALIISDEIHAELCFDGHRHIPTASLSPEIAQRTITLMSASKAYNVAGLKTCFAVIQNAGIRERFNQARCGMVDSVSPLGLEATRAAYSQCGEWLDALKHYLQANRDYLLDAVQTRLPGVVMHAPQGTFLAWLDCSALGLHDPQQFFLEQAKVGLSAGIEFGDDSQQFVRLNFGCPRALLEEGLQRMERALQQR, from the coding sequence ATGAGCTTTGATTTCGATACGATCCACCCCCGCCTCGGCACTGGCAGCACCAAATGGAATCGCTACCCGGCCGATGTGTTGCCGATGTGGATCGCCGACATGGACATCGCCGCGCCGCCCGCCGTGCTGCAGGCCCTGCACGCGCGCCTCGACCAGCGGATTCTCGGCTACAGCGTGGCCGGCCCGGATGTACGCGAGGCCATCGTGGCCGACCTGTGGGCCAAGTACGCCTGGCGCGTGCAGCCCGACGACCTGCTGTTCCTGCCTGGCGTTGAGCCTGGCTTCAATATGGCGCTGCACGCCTTCGTCCAACCGGGCCAGCCGGTGGTGCTGCAAACCCCCAACTACCGGCCGATTCGCCTGGCGCCCGGCCACTGGAACCTGCCGCGCATCGAAGTACCGTTCGAGTTGAACAACGCCGAATACATCACCCCCATGCCCGCCCTGCGCAAGGCCCTGACCGGCGCCGGCGCACTGCTGCTGAGCAACCCGCACAACCCCATCGGCAAGGTCTTCCCCCGCGAAGAACTGCTGGCCCTGGCCACTGCCTGCCTGGAAAACGGCGCGCTGATCATCAGCGACGAAATCCACGCCGAACTGTGCTTCGACGGCCACCGCCACATCCCCACCGCCAGCCTTAGCCCTGAGATTGCCCAGCGCACCATCACGCTGATGTCGGCGAGCAAGGCCTACAACGTGGCCGGCCTGAAGACCTGCTTTGCGGTGATCCAGAACGCCGGGATCCGCGAGCGCTTCAACCAGGCCCGCTGCGGCATGGTCGACAGCGTCAGCCCCCTGGGCCTGGAAGCCACCCGCGCCGCCTACAGCCAGTGCGGTGAATGGCTCGACGCGCTGAAGCACTACCTGCAAGCCAACCGCGATTACCTGCTCGACGCCGTGCAAACCCGCTTGCCCGGCGTGGTGATGCATGCGCCGCAAGGCACCTTCCTCGCCTGGCTGGACTGCAGCGCCCTGGGCCTGCACGACCCACAGCAGTTCTTCCTGGAGCAGGCCAAGGTCGGGCTGAGTGCGGGGATCGAATTCGGTGACGACAGCCAGCAGTTCGTGCGCCTGAACTTCGGCTGCCCACGGGCTTTGCTGGAAGAGGGTCTGCAACGTATGGAGCGTGCGCTGCAGCAGCGCTGA
- a CDS encoding LpxA family transferase, whose product MIRLTDYIANLAQSPLAPWAGLAPWALVAQAPAVVRQMLAELPVDEYSVKDEVAIHRTAIVEPGALLKPPLIIGAHCFIASGSLLRGGCWVDEHCIIGPGVELKTTFMFSGSKLAHFNFVGDSVLGHGVNLEAGSIVANYRNERDDKEVLVRVDGVLQRSGCDKFGALLGDQCRIGANAVLAPGALLVPGSVVGRGHVFDAEASV is encoded by the coding sequence TTGATTCGACTCACCGACTACATCGCCAACCTTGCTCAATCCCCCCTGGCCCCGTGGGCCGGCCTGGCGCCCTGGGCCCTGGTCGCCCAGGCGCCGGCCGTTGTTCGCCAGATGCTCGCCGAACTGCCGGTCGACGAGTACAGCGTGAAGGACGAAGTCGCCATCCACCGTACCGCCATCGTCGAACCCGGTGCCTTGCTCAAGCCGCCCCTGATCATCGGCGCCCATTGCTTTATCGCCAGCGGCTCGCTGCTGCGCGGTGGTTGCTGGGTGGATGAGCACTGCATCATCGGCCCCGGCGTCGAACTGAAAACCACCTTCATGTTCAGTGGCAGCAAGCTGGCCCACTTCAACTTTGTCGGTGATTCAGTGCTGGGCCATGGGGTCAACCTCGAGGCGGGGAGTATCGTCGCCAACTACCGCAACGAGCGGGACGACAAGGAAGTGCTGGTACGGGTTGACGGGGTATTGCAGCGCAGCGGCTGCGACAAGTTTGGCGCGTTGCTGGGGGATCAATGTCGGATCGGCGCTAACGCGGTGCTGGCGCCTGGGGCGCTGTTGGTGCCAGGCAGTGTCGTGGGGCGTGGGCACGTGTTTGATGCCGAGGCGTCTGTATAA
- a CDS encoding aliphatic sulfonate ABC transporter substrate-binding protein, whose product MKPFTQRVLGACALVLSLQAQAYAAETDPAEVNLDYAYYSPVSLVLKHFGWLEQALPHSKVGWVLSQGSNRSLEYLNSGGVDFASSASLSAVLSRANGSPIKSVYVYSRAEWTALVVRKDSPLNSVSALKGKKIAATKGTDPYLFTLRSLQQAGLKKDDVQLVHLQHPDGRTALEKGDVDAWAGLDPHMAASEIQAGSRLLYRNKDFNSYGVVSVTEQFAKAHPQTITKVLGAYEKARDWAVKHPDEFARLLADESGLPLEVAKLQLSRTDLSTPLLSAKDVQSSKAAAPILVSEELVRRGVNVDQVIDQLIDPSFGQTLSKQ is encoded by the coding sequence ATGAAACCCTTCACCCAGCGTGTACTCGGCGCCTGCGCCCTCGTCCTGAGCCTGCAGGCGCAGGCATATGCCGCCGAAACCGATCCCGCCGAAGTCAACCTCGACTACGCCTACTACTCGCCGGTCAGCCTGGTGCTCAAGCACTTCGGCTGGCTGGAACAGGCCCTGCCCCACAGCAAGGTCGGCTGGGTCCTGAGCCAGGGCAGCAACCGCTCCCTGGAATACCTCAACAGCGGCGGCGTGGATTTCGCTTCGTCGGCCAGCTTGTCTGCCGTGTTGAGCCGGGCCAATGGCAGCCCGATCAAATCGGTGTACGTCTACAGCCGCGCCGAATGGACGGCCCTGGTGGTACGCAAGGACTCGCCGCTCAACAGCGTCAGCGCCCTGAAGGGCAAGAAAATCGCCGCCACCAAAGGCACCGATCCGTACCTGTTCACCCTGCGCAGCCTGCAACAGGCCGGGCTGAAAAAAGACGACGTGCAGTTGGTGCACCTGCAACATCCCGACGGTCGCACCGCCCTGGAAAAAGGTGACGTGGACGCCTGGGCCGGCCTCGACCCGCACATGGCCGCGAGTGAAATCCAGGCCGGTTCGCGCCTGCTGTACCGCAACAAGGACTTCAACAGCTACGGCGTGGTGAGCGTCACCGAGCAGTTCGCCAAGGCGCACCCACAGACCATCACCAAGGTGCTCGGGGCGTATGAAAAAGCCCGGGATTGGGCGGTGAAGCACCCCGATGAATTCGCCAGGTTGCTGGCGGATGAATCCGGCCTGCCGCTGGAAGTGGCCAAGCTGCAATTGTCGCGTACCGATCTGAGCACGCCGTTGTTGAGCGCCAAGGATGTGCAGTCGTCGAAGGCGGCGGCGCCGATCCTGGTGTCCGAGGAATTGGTGCGTCGTGGGGTGAATGTGGACCAGGTGATCGATCAACTGATCGACCCTTCGTTTGGCCAAACCCTGTCGAAGCAATAA
- a CDS encoding ABC transporter permease — MTSKSQALPLPVPAVSQRSAWPRRFKGLVLPVLILMILEGVVRVGWLPSYQMPAPSEIAVTLTDLAEGALWKHISASLARVLLGFAIGAGLALVFAAWVGLSREAEAYLEPTFAGLRSIPSLAWVPLLLLWLGIDETSKIVLIAIGAFFPVYLNGVAAIRDIDRKLVEVGQMYGFSRRRLVRRILLPAALPGLFTGLRSGLSLAWMFLVAAELIAATKGLGYLLSDGRETSRPDIVLAAIIVLALLGKVSDGLLAALEKRCLAWRDTFTGQGAEQ, encoded by the coding sequence ATGACCAGCAAAAGCCAGGCATTGCCCCTTCCCGTCCCCGCAGTCAGCCAGCGCAGCGCCTGGCCACGACGGTTCAAAGGCCTGGTCTTGCCGGTGCTGATCCTGATGATCCTGGAAGGGGTCGTGCGGGTGGGCTGGCTGCCGTCCTACCAGATGCCGGCGCCCAGCGAGATCGCCGTGACCCTCACCGACCTCGCCGAGGGCGCCTTGTGGAAACACATCAGCGCCAGCCTCGCCCGCGTGCTGCTGGGCTTTGCCATCGGCGCCGGCCTGGCCCTGGTGTTCGCCGCCTGGGTCGGTTTGAGCCGTGAAGCCGAAGCCTATCTGGAGCCGACCTTCGCCGGCCTGCGTTCGATCCCGAGCCTGGCCTGGGTGCCCTTGCTGCTGCTTTGGCTGGGCATCGATGAAACCTCGAAGATTGTGCTGATCGCCATTGGCGCGTTTTTCCCGGTGTACCTCAATGGCGTCGCGGCGATTCGCGATATTGATCGCAAGCTGGTGGAAGTCGGGCAAATGTACGGGTTCAGTCGCCGCCGCCTGGTGCGCCGGATCCTGCTGCCCGCCGCCCTGCCCGGCCTGTTTACCGGGTTGCGCAGTGGCTTGAGCCTGGCGTGGATGTTCCTCGTGGCGGCCGAACTGATCGCGGCGACCAAGGGCCTGGGTTACCTGCTCAGCGATGGGCGGGAAACCTCTCGGCCCGACATCGTGCTGGCCGCCATTATCGTATTGGCGCTACTGGGCAAGGTCAGCGACGGCCTGCTCGCGGCGTTGGAGAAACGCTGCCTGGCCTGGCGCGACACCTTCACCGGCCAAGGAGCGGAACAATGA
- a CDS encoding LysR substrate-binding domain-containing protein produces MSTLDLELLRTFIAVVDHHSFAEAGTHLARTQSSVTQHMQRLEQQVGVSLFEKRGRQKQLTEPGLQLLRHARQMLALNDDALNSLRESSLSGVLRIGSPHDIADTILPPILSHIVRSAPRLRLEIDVGRSPFLMDDLHRGKVDMVISTRADPNLEGFALRTSPVWWICSAQYIHQPSEPLPLILVDEPSIYRRYALEALERANIPWRQAYLASNLIGIKAATRAGLGVTPRSMEMLGPDMRVLGETDGLPRLPEVTYYLWIRPNTANPIARKAYDLIRGSQGL; encoded by the coding sequence ATGTCGACCCTCGACCTTGAACTCCTGCGCACCTTTATCGCCGTGGTCGACCACCACAGTTTCGCCGAAGCCGGCACGCACCTGGCGCGCACCCAGTCGTCCGTGACCCAGCATATGCAGCGCCTGGAGCAGCAAGTGGGGGTCAGCCTGTTCGAGAAGCGCGGCCGGCAAAAACAACTGACCGAGCCCGGCCTGCAACTGCTGCGTCATGCGCGGCAGATGCTGGCGCTGAATGACGATGCATTGAATTCCCTGCGCGAGAGCAGCCTGAGCGGTGTGCTGCGCATCGGCTCGCCCCACGATATTGCCGACACCATCCTGCCGCCGATCCTCAGCCATATCGTCCGCTCGGCGCCGCGCCTGCGCCTGGAGATCGACGTGGGCCGCAGTCCGTTCCTGATGGACGACCTGCACCGGGGCAAGGTGGACATGGTGATCTCCACCCGCGCCGACCCGAACCTGGAAGGCTTTGCGCTGCGCACGTCGCCGGTGTGGTGGATCTGTTCGGCGCAGTACATCCACCAGCCGAGCGAGCCGCTGCCGCTGATCCTGGTGGATGAGCCGAGCATCTACCGGCGCTACGCGCTGGAGGCGCTGGAACGGGCGAACATTCCCTGGCGCCAGGCGTACCTGGCGTCGAACCTGATCGGGATTAAAGCGGCCACTCGCGCGGGCCTGGGCGTGACGCCGCGCAGCATGGAAATGCTCGGCCCGGACATGCGCGTGCTGGGCGAAACGGATGGGTTGCCGAGGTTGCCGGAGGTCACGTATTACCTGTGGATTCGGCCGAATACGGCGAACCCCATTGCGCGCAAGGCGTATGACTTGATTCGGGGCAGCCAGGGCCTGTAA
- a CDS encoding ABC transporter ATP-binding protein, giving the protein MSTQPLLDIQVERKSFASTTVLKDVRLALQPREAVSLLGPSGCGKSTLLRIVAGLEKDFQGELRSPDGDVAFVFQEPRLMPWLTVEQNIGFSDDNRYDRAWVTQLIEEVGLKGFAQALPKALSGGMAQRVAIARGLYSRPQVLLLDEPFSAVDAFTRMKLQDLLLQLAAHHAIALLLVTHDVDEALYLSDRVLVMDNRPSSIRQELTVDLPHPRDRRDPLLARLKALALTELQRAHVI; this is encoded by the coding sequence ATGAGTACGCAGCCGTTATTGGACATTCAGGTGGAGCGTAAAAGCTTTGCCAGCACCACCGTATTGAAAGATGTACGCCTGGCCTTGCAGCCGCGCGAAGCGGTCAGCCTGCTGGGCCCCAGCGGCTGTGGCAAAAGTACCCTGCTGCGGATCGTCGCCGGGTTGGAAAAGGACTTCCAGGGCGAACTGCGCAGCCCTGACGGCGACGTGGCGTTCGTGTTCCAGGAACCGCGCCTGATGCCCTGGCTCACGGTGGAGCAGAACATTGGTTTCAGCGATGACAACCGCTACGACAGGGCCTGGGTCACACAATTGATCGAGGAAGTCGGCCTCAAGGGCTTCGCCCAGGCGCTGCCCAAGGCATTGTCCGGCGGCATGGCACAGCGGGTGGCGATCGCACGCGGCCTGTATTCACGTCCGCAGGTGCTGTTGCTGGATGAACCGTTCAGTGCGGTGGATGCCTTCACCCGCATGAAGCTCCAGGACTTGCTGCTGCAACTGGCCGCGCACCACGCCATCGCCCTGTTGCTGGTGACCCATGATGTGGACGAAGCGCTGTACCTGAGTGACCGAGTACTGGTGATGGACAACCGGCCCAGCAGCATTCGCCAGGAGCTGACGGTCGACCTGCCGCATCCGAGGGATCGGCGTGACCCGCTGCTGGCCCGGCTCAAGGCGCTGGCCTTGACCGAGTTGCAGCGTGCCCACGTGATCTGA
- a CDS encoding FecR domain-containing protein, producing the protein MSRDVARAAAQWLALLESGAATERDHAALQHWRDSHPQHEQTWQRAQTLRQRFSDLPQALAMASLDRPQPGRRAVLKRALGVAALVPAAWLISRQLPIEAWRADLHTATGERKRLPLAEGGSLQLNTATAVDVDLAQRRITLVDGELALNVPGKAAMTVQTRYGQLLVSQAEVCVRQLPSGCLVSVLKGAVQVRDLRANLATLQGGQQAPLKAAGLGASVPFDVLQLGWRDGVLTAQNQLLGDFLRELERYRPGVLRWDPSLETLRVTGSFRLDDTDRILSLLASTLGLEMQSRTRYWVSLRKAA; encoded by the coding sequence GTGAGCCGCGACGTCGCGCGCGCCGCCGCCCAGTGGCTGGCGCTGCTCGAATCCGGCGCGGCCACCGAGCGTGATCACGCCGCCTTGCAGCACTGGCGCGACAGCCATCCCCAGCATGAACAGACCTGGCAAAGAGCCCAAACCCTGCGCCAGCGTTTCAGCGATTTGCCCCAGGCGCTCGCCATGGCCAGCCTCGACCGCCCGCAACCGGGGCGACGTGCCGTGCTCAAGCGCGCCCTGGGGGTGGCGGCGCTGGTGCCGGCGGCCTGGCTGATCAGCCGCCAGTTGCCCATCGAAGCCTGGCGTGCCGATTTGCACACCGCTACCGGCGAACGCAAACGCCTGCCGTTGGCCGAAGGGGGCAGCCTGCAACTCAATACCGCTACAGCCGTAGACGTGGACCTGGCACAACGGCGCATCACCCTGGTCGACGGTGAGCTGGCGCTGAACGTTCCGGGTAAGGCGGCGATGACGGTGCAAACCCGCTACGGCCAATTGCTCGTCAGCCAGGCCGAGGTGTGCGTGCGGCAACTGCCTTCCGGCTGCCTGGTGTCGGTGCTCAAGGGCGCGGTGCAGGTGCGTGATTTGCGCGCAAACCTGGCGACATTGCAGGGGGGCCAGCAAGCGCCGTTGAAAGCCGCCGGGCTTGGCGCCTCAGTGCCCTTCGATGTGCTGCAATTAGGCTGGCGCGACGGCGTGTTGACCGCACAGAACCAGTTGCTGGGGGATTTTCTGCGCGAGCTGGAACGCTATCGTCCGGGCGTATTGCGTTGGGATCCCAGCCTGGAAACGCTGCGGGTGACCGGCAGTTTTCGCCTGGATGACACCGACCGCATCCTCAGCCTGCTGGCCTCGACCCTGGGGTTGGAGATGCAATCTCGGACCCGTTATTGGGTGAGCCTGCGCAAGGCGGCATGA
- a CDS encoding TOBE domain-containing protein translates to MTIKAINVRNQFKGVIKEILLGEVVSEIDVQTASGIVTSVITTRSVRDLELKVGSEVIAFVKSTEVSIAKL, encoded by the coding sequence ATGACTATTAAAGCGATCAACGTGCGCAACCAGTTCAAGGGCGTGATCAAGGAAATCCTCCTGGGGGAGGTGGTGTCCGAAATCGACGTGCAAACCGCGTCCGGCATCGTCACCTCGGTGATCACCACCCGCTCGGTGCGTGACCTGGAATTGAAGGTAGGCAGCGAAGTGATTGCCTTCGTGAAGTCCACCGAAGTGTCCATCGCCAAGCTGTGA
- a CDS encoding amino acid ABC transporter permease — translation MAIDSFPVLSALWQWSPALVAGFGQNILISLLAIGMGSVLGLVIGALALSPLGFVARLWVQVFRNAPWLVLIYFTTYVFPFEIRIGSSYVSFPDWVKVTIGLALPASANVAEIFRGAIGSIPSTQWEAARSLAFTRGQLFRSIILPQCFKRMLPPWMNLYAVVTMGTALASLVGVHDVIDTAQIASNTVNMTGFTVVIYLSLLVLFFAYCYPISRLTQHLERRYAFY, via the coding sequence ATGGCCATTGATTCATTTCCCGTGCTGTCGGCGTTGTGGCAGTGGTCGCCGGCGCTGGTCGCAGGCTTTGGCCAGAATATCCTGATCAGCCTGCTGGCGATCGGCATGGGGTCGGTGCTGGGCCTGGTGATCGGTGCGTTGGCGTTGTCGCCCCTGGGCTTTGTGGCGCGGCTGTGGGTGCAGGTGTTTCGCAATGCGCCGTGGCTGGTGCTGATCTATTTCACTACCTACGTGTTCCCGTTCGAGATTCGTATCGGCAGCAGCTATGTGTCGTTCCCCGATTGGGTCAAGGTCACTATCGGCCTGGCGTTACCGGCCAGCGCCAACGTGGCGGAAATCTTCCGGGGCGCCATCGGTTCGATCCCCAGCACCCAATGGGAAGCCGCGCGGTCCCTGGCATTCACCCGTGGCCAGCTGTTTCGCTCGATCATCCTGCCGCAGTGCTTCAAGCGCATGTTGCCGCCGTGGATGAACCTCTACGCGGTAGTCACCATGGGCACCGCGCTGGCCTCGCTGGTGGGTGTGCATGACGTGATCGACACCGCGCAGATCGCCAGCAACACCGTGAACATGACCGGCTTTACCGTGGTGATCTACCTGAGCCTGCTGGTGCTGTTCTTTGCCTATTGCTACCCGATTTCCCGCCTGACCCAACACCTGGAGCGCCGTTATGCCTTCTACTGA
- a CDS encoding amino acid ABC transporter permease, producing the protein MSHLLELFVDWAARIGLNYTFLLDAYQRGSLVQGALTTGLLCLFTILGSLLAGITLAAMLTSGNPWLAKPARVFVEVTRNTPTLVQLYCAFLVLNMLLTQAVGAANPLTPFAWVVIVISLHKGAFHAEALRAGIEAVPAVTLEAASSLAFSRRQLLWNVQLPLALRFALPSLINNLIDLVKMTAVASAIAVGDITYAAIMIWTQSDNVLELMLLILSFFGLLSFIVNCVGRWLEARLRMPGYGH; encoded by the coding sequence ATGAGCCATCTGCTTGAGCTTTTCGTCGATTGGGCCGCGCGTATCGGCCTGAACTACACCTTCCTGCTCGACGCCTATCAGCGCGGCAGCCTGGTCCAGGGCGCGCTGACCACCGGCTTGCTGTGCCTGTTCACGATCCTCGGCAGTCTGCTGGCGGGGATCACGCTGGCGGCGATGCTGACTTCAGGCAACCCGTGGCTGGCCAAGCCGGCGCGGGTGTTTGTGGAAGTCACGCGCAACACGCCGACGCTGGTGCAGCTCTACTGCGCGTTCCTGGTGTTGAACATGCTGTTGACCCAGGCGGTCGGCGCGGCCAACCCGCTGACGCCGTTCGCCTGGGTGGTGATCGTGATCTCGCTGCACAAGGGCGCGTTTCATGCCGAGGCCTTGCGCGCCGGCATCGAAGCGGTGCCTGCCGTCACGCTGGAGGCCGCCAGCTCCCTGGCCTTCAGCCGCCGCCAGTTGCTGTGGAATGTGCAGTTGCCCCTGGCGCTGCGCTTTGCCTTGCCGTCGTTGATCAACAACCTGATCGACCTGGTGAAGATGACCGCCGTGGCCTCCGCGATTGCGGTGGGCGACATCACCTACGCGGCGATCATGATCTGGACCCAGAGTGACAACGTACTGGAGCTGATGCTCCTGATCCTGAGCTTTTTCGGCCTGCTGAGTTTTATCGTCAATTGTGTGGGGCGCTGGCTTGAAGCGCGCCTGAGGATGCCCGGCTATGGCCATTGA
- a CDS encoding sigma-70 family RNA polymerase sigma factor, translated as MNDAVVPTHAPELTLSSLYRDHRSWLESWLRRRLGNAWDAADLSQDTFLRVLASAQPIAQMQEPRAYLVTVGKRLLVNFHQRRSLEQAYLNALATLPDTCVPSPEQRWLVLETLQALDELLDGLPVLVRRAFLWSQLEGLGYREIAERLDVSERTVKRYMAQAYEHCLLVEL; from the coding sequence ATGAATGATGCTGTTGTCCCCACGCACGCTCCTGAACTGACGCTATCGAGCTTGTACCGTGACCATCGCAGTTGGCTGGAAAGCTGGCTGCGGCGACGCCTGGGCAATGCCTGGGATGCGGCCGACCTGAGCCAGGATACGTTCCTGCGGGTGCTTGCCAGTGCGCAGCCGATTGCGCAGATGCAGGAACCCCGGGCGTACCTGGTGACAGTGGGCAAGCGCCTGCTGGTGAATTTCCATCAGCGCCGCAGCCTCGAACAGGCGTATCTGAATGCCCTGGCTACCTTGCCCGACACCTGTGTGCCGTCGCCCGAACAGCGCTGGCTGGTGCTGGAAACCCTGCAAGCCCTGGATGAATTGCTCGACGGCTTGCCCGTGCTGGTGCGCCGTGCGTTTCTATGGAGCCAGCTGGAAGGCCTGGGTTACCGCGAGATTGCCGAGCGCCTTGACGTGTCCGAACGTACGGTGAAGCGCTACATGGCCCAGGCCTACGAGCATTGCCTGCTGGTGGAGCTGTGA
- a CDS encoding mechanosensitive ion channel family protein, with the protein MPSFIADHPMLCAVALIFIDIAVWRLISADLANWKLAARLAIFAVFSAVLFNDGMNPMQLAPYADSTALHLAATALQIGWWLFAARTLTVLLGAVMMQRVGHTGRLLQDLMGAVIFLIAIIAAMAYVLDLPVKGVLATSGAVAIIVGLALQSTLSDVFSGIVLNTTKPYQIDDWISIDGTEGRVTDIDWRATRLQTSQGSLAVIPNSLAAKAKIINFSRPADMFGLAVSLQVSPHARPQTVIEALERAMQGCRPLLAKPAPSVAFKTSASGGVEYEISGFVPAMALKREVRNQLYDLAFRHLQAAGVAVLSATESSAPPAMSAARALLERSSIFSTLRQEEKDTFSQNMTLHTYRAGEMILPAGEVSDHLFIVESGVVSVMLTKGGHVFEAGRMGPGEVIGEAGILSDQAVLADFSAKTFCTLYRIENEYLKPCLDARRDISEAMKALLEFRQHAAQVLTQDAPVVPVKKGFLQWLRKRGL; encoded by the coding sequence ATGCCCTCATTTATCGCTGATCACCCGATGTTGTGCGCCGTGGCGCTGATCTTTATCGACATCGCCGTGTGGCGCCTGATCTCTGCCGACCTGGCCAATTGGAAGCTGGCTGCGCGGTTGGCGATTTTTGCCGTGTTCAGTGCCGTGCTGTTCAACGACGGCATGAACCCCATGCAACTTGCGCCCTATGCCGACAGTACCGCCTTGCACCTGGCCGCCACGGCCTTGCAGATCGGCTGGTGGCTGTTTGCGGCGCGCACGCTGACGGTGTTGCTGGGCGCGGTGATGATGCAGCGGGTGGGTCACACCGGGCGATTGTTGCAGGACCTGATGGGCGCGGTGATTTTCCTCATCGCGATCATCGCCGCCATGGCCTACGTGCTCGACCTGCCGGTCAAGGGAGTGCTGGCCACCTCCGGTGCGGTGGCGATCATCGTCGGCCTGGCGTTGCAAAGTACCCTGAGCGATGTGTTTTCCGGGATCGTGCTCAACACCACCAAGCCTTATCAGATCGACGACTGGATCTCCATCGACGGTACCGAAGGGCGGGTCACCGACATCGACTGGCGTGCCACGCGCCTGCAAACCTCCCAGGGCAGCCTGGCGGTGATTCCCAACTCCCTGGCGGCCAAGGCCAAGATCATCAACTTTTCGCGCCCGGCGGATATGTTCGGCCTGGCGGTCAGCCTGCAGGTCAGCCCCCATGCGCGCCCGCAAACCGTGATCGAGGCGCTGGAGCGTGCGATGCAGGGGTGTCGGCCACTGTTGGCCAAGCCGGCGCCGAGCGTGGCGTTCAAGACCTCTGCCAGTGGCGGCGTGGAGTATGAAATCAGCGGCTTCGTGCCAGCCATGGCCCTCAAGCGCGAGGTGCGCAACCAACTCTATGACCTGGCGTTCCGGCACCTGCAAGCGGCGGGCGTGGCTGTGCTGTCCGCCACCGAAAGCAGCGCGCCGCCGGCCATGTCCGCCGCGCGGGCGTTGCTGGAGCGTTCATCGATTTTCTCCACCCTGCGCCAGGAAGAGAAAGACACCTTCAGCCAGAACATGACCCTGCACACCTACCGCGCCGGCGAGATGATCCTGCCGGCGGGGGAGGTCAGTGATCATTTGTTTATCGTCGAGTCCGGCGTGGTCTCGGTGATGTTGACCAAGGGCGGCCATGTATTCGAAGCCGGGCGCATGGGGCCGGGAGAAGTGATTGGCGAGGCCGGGATCCTGTCCGACCAGGCCGTGCTGGCGGACTTTTCCGCCAAGACGTTCTGCACGCTGTACCGCATCGAGAACGAATACCTGAAACCGTGCCTGGACGCGCGCCGCGACATTAGCGAGGCGATGAAGGCACTCTTGGAATTCCGCCAGCATGCCGCCCAGGTCCTGACCCAGGACGCGCCGGTGGTGCCGGTGAAGAAGGGCTTTTTGCAGTGGCTGCGCAAGCGCGGTCTGTGA